The genomic stretch ttaaaaatggaacgaaaattaggtaaatattactacgtaattcttttcatttttcctagataaggttgcctgatattaatttacacataacaatcggcactaataattaaaaaaaatagaagaactgccggagacgtctgtttttttttaattttattattattattattattattatttaattattttaattaaaattatttaaaaagtttattttaaaattagtaaccaccatgtcatcacaattgtaggtaaacaggtcaatttggacttcttttttttttttttttgaaaacatgtcaatttgtacttaattgcatgagtttatatagttcaggaatccaattgcattcttttttagttcgatggcctaattgcagttttgtgtgtagttcagtggtttatttgaccattattcagagaaaaatgatattactaattgatttaaaatatgaaaagatcgtaatctatattctatactatttatttaaaaactttaatagttaattatttaaaaactttaataactGACTGAAaactatttaaaaactttaatagttaattatactttccttttgaaaactctaagttatttaaactttaaaaaaattaattgaacatgggttgttagatttttataataatcaaaattaattcattcaaatatggagtaggatgataaaactaaatgcaatatggggaaaatgaatatacttaaagtataaaagtataattatacatatattagtgtaattgactaataataattgtctaataattattatgataattaagttaagcattggtcgttgaatttatttttataataattacaattaatttatttctcattttctcatatttattttagtaataatataattatataagtcataatataattatataagtcatattatttatagatctttttaagataattttagacaaacaagtcatatattattcaattaattgagtaatatttttgtactaatcttataatcaaataaatgtacactttcaatattagaaatttttataatttcatctttatttttattatctcaatatataataaaaaaaatttatccacgcccgggtaattggacaattatttgttctaattcaaaggaaaacatcagaaaacataatcgatccaatcaatttcatcaattgcgctatataatattcaatgttataatatatataattgtatattgatccaaatattctttaaatattataacaaatatattCTGTGCAACGtatgggcgaaaatactagtacatattaataaaaaaatagaaggaagaaaaaaagaggaTAAATGACGTGGAACACTAATGCCATGTCAGCAGCAAAAACGCGCCAGATGGGCGGGAGAAGGCGGGAATGCACGTGCCGATCCGAAGCGGCACACCGCCATCGCGTGGAATCCTCAGACCGGCGCATTGCATCAATAATGGCTCCCCATGCGAAGCTTCTCCCCCAAAAGACGCAACCCTCGTTTTATAACTCCACTCTTTTCCCCGCACGTTAAATCCCCACATTctcttcttcccattccctCTCGATTCTCCATTTTTTCCGATCATCCTTTTTCTCTCCGACGATGGCGTCTCTCAAGGTCCACTCCGGAGCGGCGACGTTCGTTCACGGCAATCGAGCGTTAATTCGGCCCAAATCCAACCCGGTTCGCCTGAACCCTAACCAAATCTCCCAGAAAAACCAAATTCATCGAGTTTTCGCGTCCTACTCGTCGCCGCCGTGCGATCGGCCGCTGGTGCGGCGGGATCCGGCGCCGATTGCGGTGCCGGACGGAGGAGAAGATGTCGGCGGGGACAAAATCGCGGCGGAGAAGCTGGACCGTTGGATGCGGGGATCCGTGGCGGAAATCGTGAAGAACTTGACGAGAGCGCCATTGCTAGTTCAAGTGTACTCCGACGGCGGCGGCGAGGAGGACAACGCCGAGGTCAGAGCTGAGAGGGCGGTCGTCGAGGAGTGGCCGGCGGTTAAGGGCGAATGGGAGAGCGGCGAGAGACGATCCCCCGACGGACTCATCTTCGTCGAAGAGCTCAGAGATGACGGCGTTAACGAcgaagaacaagaagaaagtTTTAACGGCGTTAACAGCGAAGAAGGCAACGAAACGGTTACGCGCGCGTGGGGGATAGTGGTTCAGGGAAGAGGCGCCGAGTGCGGCCCGGTTTGTTACCTCTTGAAGACGAGCAAAGTCGGCGCCGGAATCGGAATGGGAGCTTTCTGTACCCATTTTTGTCTGGTGAGAGTGAAGAGTTTCAGGGAAAGTGCTTTTTGCCAGTTCAAGAATTGCTGGCTGCTTCAAtgatcatatattcatattcttCCCCAAATCCCAGTTTTCTCATGATTGCCATTGATCATCTAATCATTCAATATATAGTTTTGTATAAAGATGATGGAAATTGTATAGCAAATTAGAATTCTTTACTTCACATAATCACATTGCTTCTTGATTCATTGTTGCAATTGCATAAGAATCAATTACAACATTAATTGCCATTATTAAGAGCTAATAAACTTGTAACTATCATCAAATAATAACTTGTAGTATTGTTTAGCTATGTATGTTGTTGGTGACTCGGTGTGAAACGTGTACGCATGTGTATCATGTGTTAAacattaccattttttttacAAGATTTGTATATATAACAATGGCAAGGATACTATCTTAAGGTGGGGTAATAGAGGAATAAAATGATTAGAACGAATAGATGTCACTTTTAAGTAATCCGTTTAGAAGGCAGCAAAAAGGCAGATCCAAGACCATTATATGttgttaagaaaatatttttaattaaaaaattgacacATCAACATGTTTTAAGTTACTATCTCATCTCAATTAATCAAGTTGGTGAAGTTTGAGAACAATTACCTAAGATTGAGTGAGTTAGGGGATTCTTTATACGCAGTAAACAAATGTTTGACctgtgttcagctgagttaaTGTTTGACctgtgttcagctgagttaccaACCAAATGGACTCTTTGTACGCAGTAAACAAAAGTCTTGCCTCTGTTCAGCTAAGTTACAGATTCATATCAAATGTTCTGTCGGGTGGAgatttttgaaattgaaaaattgaTAGTGGTAAGGCGGATGATGTTTTAAACGACTGACATAAGAATTACAATATTTTCGTGAAAGTTGTTGTGGCAGAAGATGGATTGACGAGTTCTGGTCAAAGAAACATCATAAATTTTGGCACATTAATCACTACTATCTCATGACTGATCGAACCGGTCAATATTGTTGTCGGACGGCAAGTACAACGACGTTAGCTTTGACTGGGTACAACTGTACAAGTGGGTTTACAGATAGCAGCCATGACCGAACGGTTGAAGTCCAACCCACAATTTTCATCGTCCTGCTGGGCCGTGAATAAGGGTTCTGTTGTGTTAACTGAAAGTTTGGTACTTTAGTTTGGGTTTTGGCCCATTTTAGAATAGGTGttttttgtgaattttaagGAATTAAGGGTCGATTGTAATTGACAAAAGATTTTCGAAAGAAATAAGGAAAAATAATCATGTTACTGTTGTCGCGCCCATGTGCAATTCGTTTCCGAACCACACTCAAAAACCATTTCTTGCTCAACCCTTACCTCCACCATCTCCAAGTTTCAAACTTTCTTAGTCTGATTCATAAAACCCATCACTTTTTCCCCGATTATCCTCCACAGAAATCTGAATTCTGTGAAAATCAGGTCAACGTTGTACTTGGGTTGTAATCTCTACCTTTATTTTTCTGGGTAGTGATGGTGGGCGAGCGAGGAATCGGTGATGATTCTCCGATGATAAATGGATCTGAGCCAGAGGTTCTGATTTTACTACTGTCTTTTTATATGCTTTTCTTTCTTGATTTCAGTTTTTTGTGAGAGGGACTGGCAGTAATTCTTGTGGTATTGTTTTGTATTTTCAGGCAGAGAGAGGGACTGCAGAAATTGAAGAAAGATTGGAGCTTTCTCAAGAGAAAGTGAGGGGTTTTGAACATCCCAGAGGCATGCTTCTTTAGTTTCTTTTTGTTTGGATTGCTTGTGCTAATTTGCctgaattatttgttatttgtgtttaattgaTAAGTTTTCAAGTTTGATTAGCCTGGTAGTGATGTGTTTTTCCATTTGTATGATAATGAAGGGTTGTTAGATTAGTAGAGGGATTTGATATGTTGTGTTACAATCAGATTATGTGTTTTCTTAGTGGGAATACTTTGATATTTTGAACAAATGGATTTATAGTGTTGAAATCCTTTCTTTGATTTACGGGAAAACCCACCGCCTTGTGAATCTAGTTGCCACTAAGAAATTGATCACCAGGAGGTAAACTAGCTTAGGTTGTCTgtagctgaccagctcaaatcaagaaggcctATAAGAGTATAGGCCGCTTCCACGGTGAGTTGAGCTTCGAACTTTGTGGTTTCCAAGCCAACTGCCCAACCAACTTAGTTGAGGGTTGAAATCCTTTCTATTAGGTGTGATGGTTGTTAGGAGGTAAACCATCTTAGGTTGCAAACTAAGAAGGCAAATAGGTCGTTCCCACGGGGAGTTGAATttggaaccttgtggttaccaagtcaacttCCCGACCAACTTAATTGGGGCTTGAAATCCTTTCTATTAGGTGTGATGGTTGGTACTTCTGAACTACTCTCTCATTTAATACTTGCCTTTACTTTGCTCGGGcagaaataaatgaaaaagatgatGGACATGTTGTGATTGGCGATGTGCAGAAAACGCTTGATCATAATGCAACTGCCGGTGCTTCCGGTGACACTGCAGCGAGTTTTGGTAAACCCAACAGAGAGGGCTCTTTTAAGATGGGAGGGAAGGAAAATTTGGGTTGTGCAGTAAAGATGAAAAGATTCGGCTTTGATGTAAACGTAGCGGATGTTTCTAGCTCGGTGAATGCTGATCCTTCTTATCATTGCAAAAGTATAGGAAAGGTGAAATCAGTTGACGATTTTGAGTGTGCGAGTTCTGTTGGCCCGTTGGAGGAGAGAGCTCCGTTGAGGGCGTGGAGTGAGACGAAAAAGAATGGTTCTCTTGCATATTCTCGTGGAGTACCAAAGCCATGTGTGCGGAAGATTAAAAACGAGAGGATGAAGAAAAGGATCGAGCTTGCCAAGAAAGAGCAAGCAGACAAGTTCGCTAAAGTTGCTGCTCCCACAGGGTTGCTAAACGGTTTGAACCCCGGGATCATAAACCATGTGAGAAACGGTAGGCAGGTTTATTCTATTTTAGAATCCCTCGTTAGATCTGAAAAGCCCAATAATTGTCCTGCTGGAGAGAAACACGGGAACCAAATGAAGAGCGGAGAAAGAAAGGATCTTGAAAATATCAGTTGTTACTCGGCATTGCCAAATGATTCAGATCGGAATGGTAAGTCATATATGCTTGAGACGAGGGTTTTTGAAAGGACGAATTATCACTTGAACTCCATGACACACGGTAATGATGGCGTAAATGCATCGAAGCTGCCGTCAGACACAAACATCATGTCTAGTGATGCATCAGATAGTGTTACCGCACTCTCCATTAAAGGTTggttgttttacttgtttactCCATACGTTTCGGGTTTCATATCATCGAGAATGAATAGAAGGCATTGCAGAATGGCAAAACGCTGTTTAGTAGTTTCTGGTTTCAATTTGAATGCTATGATTAGTGATAGGTACACTTATTGTGTTACTATATATGGTACGATTCGAAGATTTTATGTCATGAACTACCAAAActaatcagatgcaatttttccTTTCGTTTTAGCTGCTAACGTCGCTTCACAATGGTTGGAATTGCTTAATCAAGACACTAAAGGACGTCTTGCTGGTAGGCTTTGCAGTATAGACATTCAAAAATACAACATAAAACGAGCTAACTGCCTACTTTATATTTCCAGCATTGCGAAGCAGTAGAAAGAGGGTCCGGGAGGTTATTCAGACAAAATTCCCGGGCCTAATTTCAAGGGAATTCTCTTGTAATCCGCAAGATTCTGGTGTCGGGCAATTTGAACAAGCTACTGCTAGTGCACATCATGCTAGATGGATCGCGATGTTCGATCAGATGGAGAAAACTCTTTCCGAGGAAGAGAGTCAGCTGGTGAGTCCACTTGCATACATGCCAACTGACAAAGGTTTTTACTCTGCAAAAAATGCTCTTCCTTTTTTCGGTTCTGTCAAGTTTTTGAACACTTTGAATCTTCTTCCGTGTTAATCTCAGGTAAGCTGGCGCAAACAAGTCCAGGAAATGCAGTTGCAATGCGAATGGGGCCTTTCCAAATACAACACGCCATATGGTTCACCTCAACCTTCTGCACTACATAACGACGACAGGTAAATATCTGTGTTGCactcactgttgcaaaaatcggccgcctagcgcctaattcGGCCGAGTTGGCAGCCGACTCAgtcgaatttggccgagttaactcgcccaactccgaagagttagccgagttaactcgggctAGTCGgctttgttaaattttttaattatatttatatatatttaaatttatttatttatataaataagaaacgtaagatatatatatatatatatatatatatatatatatatatatatatatataatataaaatatatataatataatatatgacatacacccacacgcatgcactatttttttgtttttataggttgNNNNNNNNNNNNNNNNNNNNNNNNNNNNNNNNNNNNNNNNNNNNNNNNNNNNNNNNNNNNNNNNNNNNNNNNNNNNNNNNNNNNNNNNNNNNNNNNNNNNNNNNNNNNNNNNNNNNNNNNNNNNNNNNNNNNNNNNNNNNNNNNNNNNNNNNNNNNNNNNNNNNNNNNNNNNNNNNNNNNNNNNNNNNNNNNNNNNNNNNNNNNNNNNNNNNNNNNNNNNNNNNNNNNNNNNNNNNNNNNNNNNNNNNNNNNNNNNNNNNNNNNNNNNNNNNNNNNNNNNNNNNNNNNNNNNNNNNNNNNNNNNNNNNNNNNNNNNNNNNNNNNNNatatatatatatatatatatatatatatatatatatatatatatataatataaaatatatataatataatatatgacatacacccacacgcatgcactatttttttgtttttataggttgcCGTTTAGGTGCTAGACGCTAGTCTACCGCCTGACTaacgcctactgcaaccatagTTGCACTACTAGAAACACGAAAGAAAAAGTTCCCGTTTTGTTACATTGTTCTTCATATACCTCATCAAAACGCGGTAGACTTCTGATTTGCACGCGTATTCTGAATCTGATCGTTTCGTTACACCTTTTGCCTTGCAGATCGGAGACTGATCCAGAGCGGGATTTGGCTGTCAGAGCTGCAGCAGCTTCCATTTATTCAACCTGCAACTTTCTGTCATCAACTGAAAACCTACCCTGTTGCTGATCAATCATTCTAACCACTGCAACTCTCGAACACGCCAATATCCTCTCCATATTTATCCACATTCAAGTTCTTCCATCTCGATCCTCTCGTTTTCACAAACACTAGCCATTTCGCCCTTTTCTCGTGGCTGAAGTGATTGCTATTAGTAATAAGTAGCTTAAGTTGTTTCACtgaaagtgatgagaatttacaataaatgtatatatactgcTAGAGCTCTCATGTGTTATTTCACCTTCCTCGGCAAACTGTTTCTGTCTTGTCTTTGTACCGAAAGCTCAAATGCTATGCCAGACGGACAAGATCAAAGGGAAATGGAAATGTCTGAATCAAATAAGATGCTAAATTTCAAGAAttcatgaaaatttaaaataatcgTAAATAATGTGGCTATAAAGTTATCCAATTAGCTTAATAATTGAAATAGTGGCCCCAATGATATGCTACACCTATGACTTGGGCTTTTCATAGTTGTGTTGATGATATTGTCATGCTCTTGGTGTCAACTcacttataatataataacattatgACACCTCACGAGCTTGACACAACTCAATTGTAATATATGACGCGTCACTAGTTTGATATTATTGGTCACATTAAAGCATCcacataaatttaattttttgtataatttttcaaGAGTCAAATAGAAGAGGGGGGgagggaaagagaaaatggaagagaacgggcgggggggggggggggggggaacaACGTGGAAATGGGATTTACGCGTTCATAGGGAGCGAGACGCACACGAAACCAGACAATTCTTCTCTTTGGGCATTGTTGGTCACATTAAAGCATCcacataaatttgattttttgtataatttttcaaaagccAAATAGGAAATAAAATTTGCTACTTTCCTTCTTCTCTCACCTTTACCTCACCCTAGGTTCCACAACAAAAACCAAcaaattgtaatataattacattataCTTGGCCTTACAACAGACCATGTGTAATGAGTTTGACGATAGAGTGTTAACAATAATCGAACTTATGTAATACAAACTTCTACTCATTTAATCGAACTCATGGAAAGACCTTATGACCTCTCATATAGGAGAGTAATTTCGTGCCACTAGATCATGAGGTTAGTGATAGTTATAAAGTAATCTAATTAGCTTCATAATCGAAAAAGTAATCCCAATGATTTGCTACGCCGATGACTTAGGCTTTCATAGTTGTGTTGAGGACGTTGTCATAATATTGGCATCGTCTTACTTACAAGATATCATTATGGCGCCTCACGAGTTTGATACTTTGTTGGTCACATTACTCTTGCCCTTTTATTCGTTATATTATACTCGGTCTTATAGCCCGTAACTACTTAAAAGTGTGCACAGATTTTACTAAAGTTTCTAAGTTGGAGGCTAATATTGTACTTTCGTGGGTCCGCAAGGATTGCGAGCGATTCGTAAAAACGAACGAGTAACGACGCATTCGAACGCAAGGAGCTAAGGAAGGAGGAGCAACGCCACGCCGCGACGAGCCCAGCCCTATCTCTCTCCGACTTGACTTTCTCCCTTAGCGTTGACGCGGTTTTCTTCGGTCGTCGTATTCTTCCTATTCCGCTCTCGATTCGTCCGTCAACATTCATACGCCCGGTTGCTTCCTCGAAACTTTCAATTTTTctcttaaacaattacggagcattaaaaaaaatgagcaTTTTTGTAGTTTCTCGTTGCTCGTGTTTTTCCGGATTGGTTTCCGGAGCCAGAACATAGGATTCAGATTTCAGTTTTTTAtacctttttgttttttaatcacataagaagaagaagaagaagataaaggAAAATGAAGCATAGGAGCTTCCATTTCCTTGTAATCCTTCTGATTACTCTGGTTGTTCGAGAATCGTTCGCGATTCCAAATTTTTTCCGGATTTTAGCTCAGGCTGATCGTCCTCATACGGATCAGGTTTTCTCTCCGATTCAATCtatctgttttgttttttttaaaaattagttttCTAGTGTTATGTGCTTGTCAGTTGggatttatttttactattatcCTCTTATCCTGTTTGACAGATATCTCCGTCTCCGAGCCCCGCTGCATCATTTAATCCGAATAATAGCGGCAAGCAAGGTTCAGGGAATAAGCTGTCTAATGGTGACGCAGTTGCGGAAAATGCATGCGATAATGTGTCTAGGAAGTGCACTGTTCCTCAAATCAATGTCACCGCCTGCTTTCCGCATGCTGAAAAAGgtaatttattgtttaattgtGCTTTTACTGCTATGTGATTTGTACCTGTTTGTGTTtagttaatagtttttttttttttttctttttttttgttttttttttttttttactgtgaTAACAATGTTTCCCCGAGGTGAACATTTGTGATATTGCTCAAATTTTGGATAATAGAGACTTTTGTTAGGATGCTATAGTTGGTAACCAGTTATGGGCTTATGGCCTATGCAAATTTAGTTTTTACTTGTTACAGTTTCCTTTGATGAACAAAGAACTATATCATGACTTGCCACTATGCGTTTGATCACATTTTTTGGAGTGCGCTTGAGCACTTGAGCTACAAGTAGGCAAGTTCAAGAGagataagcaaaaaaaaaaaagaaaaaagttctTGCACCTCTGTTTAATTACCTTAAAATAGTTGGCATGACCATATGATCTGTGCATTCTTACCCTTTTCAGGGTTTTTAGGAATATAACATGcagttctaaaaaaaaaaaaggaatatgaCATGCATTTCACCAACTTTTATCCAAATTTGGTAAGTAGAGCAACTTTATCTGAATATAACTTTAATCACAATTGTCTTTCACTTTTGTTCCAGTGGTCACATTTTTTAAACTGGCAATAACTTAAGCTTCACTGTAAGAATGGGCTTTTTTCTGGGTTTGGACTGACAGGCcatctttgtttttttctcCATATGGGAGTATGGGACTAGTAAGAAGTAAAGGAAAATTGTTTGTTTTAACCTTTTGAGTTCAAATGATGATGTTAAAGGCAATTCATCTATAATTAGTTACTGATTTACTGCGCATCTATTACTGGACTTGGAATATGCTATTGGAAGTTTTGGTTTTATTGAACTTCAGAGCCTATTATTTCACTCTTGTTTTGTGAAATACTGAAATGTGATGGTAGTCTGACCTAGGATCTCCTTCCTTTGCCTAAGATGCATTCTTTCTAAATCTTATTTATCTGTAGTCATTTTCCATTGCCTTAGGGTAGGTAATATTCAGCATCTCTTCTATTCAACCTTTTctcatttaatatatttttattgctCTGTAcattttctttatctttttgttTCTAGGAATTGCTGTATATGATTGTGTATTTGTATATCCCCTTGCTTTCTTTTAGCTCTGGGTGAGAGATAAGTAATGTGTATATTGTTTTGCCCTTTTTACCCCACTCTCATCTACTTCACTTAGTCTCTGTGTATGTCTGTAAGCACAAGAGATACCTATGTTTTTGTTTGACTTCTAAACCAATGTAAATATGCTGCTTATGGCATGACAGTGAATGTGAATCCAGAATTCTAGATTGAGCTTGGTGGAGACTCCACTTGATGGGATAAGGATGTAATTGTTgttgttcttcattttaaaAGAGATATATCATTTTGAAGTTCCTTAGAATTGGTATAGGAGCATTAGTTTCTTAGCTGGTA from Ipomoea triloba cultivar NCNSP0323 chromosome 12, ASM357664v1 encodes the following:
- the LOC115998094 gene encoding uncharacterized protein LOC115998094 isoform X3, which produces MASLKVHSGAATFVHGNRALIRPKSNPVRLNPNQISQKNQIHRVFASYSSPPCDRPLVRRDPAPIAVPDGGEDVGGDKIAAEKLDRWMRGSVAEIVKNLTRAPLLVQVYSDGGGEEDNAEVRAERAVVEEWPAVKGEWESGERRSPDGLIFVEELRDDGVNDEEQEGNETVTRAWGIVVQGRGAECGPVCYLLKTSKVGAGIGMGAFCTHFCLVRVKSFRESAFCQFKNCWLLQ
- the LOC115998094 gene encoding uncharacterized protein LOC115998094 isoform X2, whose product is MASLKVHSGAATFVHGNRALIRPKSNPVRLNPNQISQKNQIHRVFASYSSPPCDRPLVRRDPAPIAVPDGGEDVGGDKIAAEKLDRWMRGSVAEIVKNLTRAPLLVQVYSDGGGEEDNAEVRAERAVVEEWPAVKGEWESGERRSPDGLIFVEELRDDGVNDEEQEGNETVTRAWGIVVQGRGAECGPVCYLLKTSKVGAGIGMGAFCTHFCLVRVKSFRESAFCQFKNCWLLQ
- the LOC115998094 gene encoding uncharacterized protein LOC115998094 isoform X1 yields the protein MASLKVHSGAATFVHGNRALIRPKSNPVRLNPNQISQKNQIHRVFASYSSPPCDRPLVRRDPAPIAVPDGGEDVGGDKIAAEKLDRWMRGSVAEIVKNLTRAPLLVQVYSDGGGEEDNAEVRAERAVVEEWPAVKGEWESGERRSPDGLIFVEELRDDGVNDEEQEESFNGVNSEEGNETVTRAWGIVVQGRGAECGPVCYLLKTSKVGAGIGMGAFCTHFCLVRVKSFRESAFCQFKNCWLLQ
- the LOC115999000 gene encoding uncharacterized protein LOC115999000 isoform X1, which gives rise to MVGERGIGDDSPMINGSEPEAERGTAEIEERLELSQEKVRGFEHPREINEKDDGHVVIGDVQKTLDHNATAGASGDTAASFGKPNREGSFKMGGKENLGCAVKMKRFGFDVNVADVSSSVNADPSYHCKSIGKVKSVDDFECASSVGPLEERAPLRAWSETKKNGSLAYSRGVPKPCVRKIKNERMKKRIELAKKEQADKFAKVAAPTGLLNGLNPGIINHVRNGRQVYSILESLVRSEKPNNCPAGEKHGNQMKSGERKDLENISCYSALPNDSDRNGKSYMLETRVFERTNYHLNSMTHGNDGVNASKLPSDTNIMSSDASDSVTALSIKAANVASQWLELLNQDTKGRLAALRSSRKRVREVIQTKFPGLISREFSCNPQDSGVGQFEQATASAHHARWIAMFDQMEKTLSEEESQLVSWRKQVQEMQLQCEWGLSKYNTPYGSPQPSALHNDDRSETDPERDLAVRAAAASIYSTCNFLSSTENLPCC
- the LOC115999000 gene encoding uncharacterized protein LOC115999000 isoform X2, producing the protein MVGERGIGDDSPMINGSEPEAERGTAEIEERLELSQEKVRGFEHPREINEKDDGHVVIGDVQKTLDHNATAGASGDTAASFGKPNREGSFKMGGKENLGCAVKMKRFGFDVNVADVSSSVNADPSYHCKSIGKVKSVDDFECASSVGPLEERAPLRAWSETKKNGSLAYSRGVPKPCVRKIKNERMKKRIELAKKEQADKFAKVAAPTGLLNGLNPGIINHVRNGRQVYSILESLVRSEKPNNCPAGEKHGNQMKSGERKDLENISCYSALPNDSDRNGKSYMLETRVFERTNYHLNSMTHGNDGVNASKLPSDTNIMSSDASDSVTALSIKAANVASQWLELLNQDTKGRLAALRSSRKRVREVIQTKFPGLISREFSCNPQDSGVGQFEQATASAHHARWIAMFDQMEKTLSEEESQLVSPLAYMPTDKGKLAQTSPGNAVAMRMGPFQIQHAIWFTSTFCTT
- the LOC115999000 gene encoding uncharacterized protein LOC115999000 isoform X3; translated protein: MGGKENLGCAVKMKRFGFDVNVADVSSSVNADPSYHCKSIGKVKSVDDFECASSVGPLEERAPLRAWSETKKNGSLAYSRGVPKPCVRKIKNERMKKRIELAKKEQADKFAKVAAPTGLLNGLNPGIINHVRNGRQVYSILESLVRSEKPNNCPAGEKHGNQMKSGERKDLENISCYSALPNDSDRNGKSYMLETRVFERTNYHLNSMTHGNDGVNASKLPSDTNIMSSDASDSVTALSIKAANVASQWLELLNQDTKGRLAALRSSRKRVREVIQTKFPGLISREFSCNPQDSGVGQFEQATASAHHARWIAMFDQMEKTLSEEESQLVSWRKQVQEMQLQCEWGLSKYNTPYGSPQPSALHNDDRSETDPERDLAVRAAAASIYSTCNFLSSTENLPCC